One region of Bactrocera neohumeralis isolate Rockhampton chromosome 5, APGP_CSIRO_Bneo_wtdbg2-racon-allhic-juicebox.fasta_v2, whole genome shotgun sequence genomic DNA includes:
- the LOC126758134 gene encoding SET domain-containing protein SmydA-8 produces the protein MICPKRTAELITLHLAPFKDTDPAWEIGVSKIAGRGIFATRDIKRGEVIFRDSPLLIGPSARAEDTLNSCSNCFKMLPDTKFMCRQGCGLPICSLCGKKQQHKADCTLFKSWKPCEPDVANSLLIRLLCVGRAINLTKDQRDLIYCLQANLDNNHRTEVRNAAKGFNEFPTDKKVIEIMNRTVAVLRTNGFDETADRSNDNAEFLYRALFPLFAVMNHDCIPNSYYTFEEKTRNMVVHASVDIPEGTEITTTYTKLFTGNLARHLFLKMKKGFTCKCPRCSDPTEKGAFISALYCRDTNCTGLAVPETTGLPHPNWNCLVCKQKSTHAQMIKAQDFASGAISSKFNSKSLKSVVLYLRDKSSGFIPDSNYVVIDAKLQVIARLSKSREDCEDEEAAAKAKFCEDILEIMDKLGLGDCVMRSYLEAEKAKEVK, from the exons ATGATTTGTCCGAAGCGCACCGCAGAGTTAATCACACTCCATTTGGCGCCCTTCAAGGACACCGATCCTGCTTGGGAGATAGGTGTTTCGAAAATAGCTGGACGCGGTATTTTCGCCACACGCGACATCAAACGTGGCGAAGTGATCTTTCGCGACAGTCCGCTGCTGATCGGTCCTTCTGCGCGCGCCGAGGATACACTCAACTCGTGTTCGAATTGCTTTAAAATGTTGCCGGATACGAAATTCATGTGTCGCCAGGGTTGTGGTTTGCCCATCTGCTCGCTGTGtggcaaaaagcaacaacacaaagcCGATTGCACCCTCTTCAAATCGTGGAAACCTTGCGAACCGGATGTGGCCAACTCGCTGCTTATACGTTTGCTGTGCGTCGGACGTGCCATCAATCTGACCAAGGATCAACGTGATCTCATCTATTGTTTGCAAGCAAATTTGGACAATAATCATCGTACTGAAGTGCGTAATGCCGCTAAGGGTTTCAACGAATTTCCCACCGACAAAAAAGTGATCGAGATTATGAATCGTACCGTTGCGGTATTGCGTACGAATGGTTTCGATGAGACCGCCGATCGTTCTAATGATAATGCAGAGTTTCTTTATCGCGCTTTATTCCCATTATTCGCTGTCATGAATCACGATTGCATTCCCAATTCATATTACACGTTCGAGGAGAAGACCAGAAATATGGTGGTGCACGCTTCGGTGGATATACCGGAAGGCACTGAGATCACCACCACATATACGAAATTGTTTACGGGCAATCTTGCACgtcatttgtttttgaaaatgaagaaaGGTTTCACCTGCAAGTGTCCGCGTTGCTCCGATCCAACA GAAAAAGGCGCCTTCATTTCCGCACTCTACTGTCGCGATACGAACTGTACAGGTCTTGCCGTACCCGAGACCACCGGTCTGCCGCATCCCAACTGGAACTGCTTGGTTTGCAAACAAAAATCGACGCATGCGCAAATGATAAAGGCACAAGACTTCGCTTCAGGCGCGATTAGTTCGAAATTCAACTCGAAGTCACTCAAATCGGTGGTGCTGTATTTGAGAGACAAAAGCTCCGGCTTCATACCGGACAGCAATTATGTTGTAATCGATGCTAAATTGCAAGTAATAGCGCGTCTGTCGAAGAGTCGAGAGGATTGCGAGGATGAAGAGGCAGCGGCAAAGGCGAAATTCTGTGAGGATATACTGGAGATTATGGACAAGCTGGGGCTGGGTGATTGCGTGATGCGTAGCTATTTGGAGGCCGAGAAGGCGAAGGAGGTAAAGTAA